The Psychrobacter sp. 28M-43 genome segment TTGAGATGCTAAAGAAAAATGGCTGTACTAACATTAAAGCATTGGTATTGGTCGCTGCACCTGAAGGCGTACGCTTGGTAAACGAAGCGCATCCTGACGTGACTATCTATACTGCTGCGTTAGACAGCCATTTAGATGAGCACGGTTATATCATCCCAGGTCTAGGCGATGCTGGTGATAAGATTTTTGGTAAGCAGTTATCGAATAGATAAGTCTCATTAGGGTAAATAAAGCCGTCATCAAAGTTATGATAAAACCAGACAACATCAATAATAAGGACAGATCATGAACATATTGATTACAGGAGCAAGCGCAGGTTTTGGTAAAGCGTTGGCAGAGCGTTTGGTTGCTAACGGCCATCGTGTGATTGGTTGTGCCAGACGCCTTGATAAACTGAATGCTTTGGCAGAGACTTTAGGTGAGGCTTTTTTACCCGTGGTTATGGATGTGAGTGATACAGCTGCTATCCCGCAAATCATTGCTGACTTGCCTGATGATTTTAAACAAATCGATGTTTTGGTCAATAATGCAGGATTGGCACTAGGTACAGAGCCTGCTCACAAGGCCAGTCTAGATGACTGGATGCGTATGACTGATACCAATATCAAAGGCTTGATGGCGCTGACCCATGCGGTCTTGCCAGCGATGGTAGCTCGCGATAGCGGTTATATTATCAATGTCGGTTCGATTGCTGGTAACTGGCCTTACTTTGGTGGCAACGTTTACGGCGCAACTAAAGCGTTTGTAAAACAGTTCAGCTTAAACTTGCGAGCGGATCTGATTGGTGCCCAAGTGCGTGTGACCAATCTTGAACCTGGTAATGTGGCTGGTACTGAGTTTTCAAACGTGCGCTATCACGGTGACAATGACAAAGCGGCAAAGGTTTATGACGGCTTTAAAACCATGACAGGTGAAGATATCGGCGATATTTTGTTATGGCTAATTGAGTCACCTGCTCATATCAACGTTAACCGTCTAGAAGTAATGCCAGTCGCCCAGACCTATAATGGACTGACGATTGCCAAGCAAGATTAATATTAACTGTTCGGCTAGTTATAGTATTAACGTTGATTATCAATATATCACTTATCAATACCGAACCTGTTAGCGTAATTCATAAGATCGAAGCAATATAGAGTCATCTATATTGCTTTTTTTTATGTCTTCAATAGCTTGCTCATTGACCAAACACAAATCCTGAAAGTCCATAATCAATACTTCGTTACGGAGACGTTCGCTAGTACGTTTATTGTGACGTATCGCAAATCCTAACACTTGCTTACCAGTGATGGTTATCTGATTAATAATTAACCTTGAATTATTTATGTTCAGCTTCTGAGCACTTATGATTGCCGTTGCTGGATTCACCGTAGTGGTTAACGTCTTAGTCTGTCGTACACTTTTGGGCATATCTCCTGCAAAAAACAATACCTGACCTAATGGTAAATACTGCGCATGCCGTACTAATTTTTGAAGGAACAATGCAGGCATATCTGTGTTAAAACTGTCTTCTGTCTGCTGATAAAATGCGGTAAAGTTACGATGCAAATAACGCCCAAACACCGTAGTATTAATCCATTCTTGATATACATCGTCTGCCAATAACTGCTTGGTAAAAGCACTGGCATCAATTGTGACATCCTTACTCAAAGTAGCAGACAACATCGACAGTAAAAGCGCTTGCGGACTGGTAAATGTCTGCTGCTGCCATACTTGTGGATATAGGCTACTATCGAGTAATGGCAAGGTTAATCTACTCATGCACTTGTATCCTCAACGATAGTTTTCAGGCGCTACATAACACTGGTATCGTCACACTAACGGCTTTTACCCTTAGCCAAATTCTATGCTATGGTCAGGCGACAGCTTTAATATAGCAGTCTTTTATTCGCGGTATAACTATTTTGTAGCGGTGTACTCTACCGTCATACTTTTTTAGCTAAATTGACCGAGACAGCTTGAAAAATTAAAGAGATATCATTCTATGAAAAAAGACCTCATACCCTTTCCTACTCCCTACCAGCTAAAGACTATTACTGTCCAAACAGCTGATGGAACGCTGCTGCCCGTCTCTGTCATTGGCAAAGGTAAACCTGTCCTATTAATGCACGCCTTTGGTATGGATGCAAGGCAATTTTTGCCATTTATTTTACCGCTCATTCAGCACTACTGTTTTTACTTGCCTCATTTTAGAGGTTTTGGTTTGGCCAGTGACCTAACGTTGCCAACGTTTGATTTTATTGAGCAATATGCACAGGATACCCAAGATGTGTTTGAGTACGTGAGTAAAGAAACTGGTGTTGAGGCTTTTCCTGTTGCCGCGATATCTATGGGGGCATTGGTCATGTGGGCGTATTTTCAGCGCTTTGGCACTCAGCGCGTGAGTCACTATCTGAATATTGACCAAGCACCGATTATCCATAATCAGCCAGACTGGCAAGGTGGCGGTGTATTTGGCACACGACAAACCGAATTGTTTGCGCAATTTACACAGCTAATTACCGACACTACTCCTTATCTACAAGCCGAGCAAATGGTTGACTTCCGTCACCTGCCCTATCGATTAAAAGTAAATTTATTAGACATGGAGCGCTCTTTTTCTCTGCTCTCTGTCAGTAGCAAACCTTCGCAATTATTGGTAAAAGCCCTCAGTTATCGGGCACCGCACAAAATCTCATTAATGGAACACGCGACTTGGCAACATAAACTGCGTTGCCTATCTGCTTATGTTGCGCTGCCCTACGATTATCGAGACGTTTTGCCCACTGTCAACATTCCGACTACCTTACTGATTG includes the following:
- a CDS encoding alpha/beta fold hydrolase, yielding MKKDLIPFPTPYQLKTITVQTADGTLLPVSVIGKGKPVLLMHAFGMDARQFLPFILPLIQHYCFYLPHFRGFGLASDLTLPTFDFIEQYAQDTQDVFEYVSKETGVEAFPVAAISMGALVMWAYFQRFGTQRVSHYLNIDQAPIIHNQPDWQGGGVFGTRQTELFAQFTQLITDTTPYLQAEQMVDFRHLPYRLKVNLLDMERSFSLLSVSSKPSQLLVKALSYRAPHKISLMEHATWQHKLRCLSAYVALPYDYRDVLPTVNIPTTLLIGARSQLYNAEWQQRLTTLLPNAHSIMLPTSGHAVPMDAPVSFYKVLKEFLNA
- a CDS encoding SDR family NAD(P)-dependent oxidoreductase, encoding MNILITGASAGFGKALAERLVANGHRVIGCARRLDKLNALAETLGEAFLPVVMDVSDTAAIPQIIADLPDDFKQIDVLVNNAGLALGTEPAHKASLDDWMRMTDTNIKGLMALTHAVLPAMVARDSGYIINVGSIAGNWPYFGGNVYGATKAFVKQFSLNLRADLIGAQVRVTNLEPGNVAGTEFSNVRYHGDNDKAAKVYDGFKTMTGEDIGDILLWLIESPAHINVNRLEVMPVAQTYNGLTIAKQD